The following are encoded together in the Roseobacter denitrificans OCh 114 genome:
- a CDS encoding HAD-IA family hydrolase translates to MKTVIFDLDGTLADTSGDLIAAANTCFRDMGAGDLLKPDVDQGTALRGGRAMLRLGMARLGRPEDEATIDRYYPVLLEAYGAQIDRFTTVYPGAMDAVEVLKGRGYGVGICTNKPEGLAQLLLQNLGIRDVFGSLVGADTLPVRKPDPEPLFEAARRAGGDPRRCVLIGDSDTDRNTARAAGVPSVLVTFGPAGEDMAALEPEALLEHYEALPDMVDRLLT, encoded by the coding sequence ATGAAGACAGTCATTTTTGACCTCGATGGCACGCTTGCTGACACCAGTGGTGATCTGATTGCAGCGGCCAATACCTGTTTTCGCGACATGGGCGCGGGTGATTTGCTCAAACCGGATGTGGATCAGGGAACGGCGCTGCGCGGGGGCAGGGCGATGTTGCGCCTTGGCATGGCGCGTTTGGGTCGGCCCGAGGATGAGGCGACGATTGACCGCTATTATCCCGTACTGCTTGAGGCATATGGCGCGCAGATCGACCGGTTCACCACCGTTTATCCCGGGGCGATGGATGCCGTTGAGGTGCTCAAGGGGCGCGGGTACGGTGTTGGCATCTGTACCAACAAGCCGGAAGGGCTGGCGCAGCTATTGCTCCAAAACCTTGGGATTCGCGATGTCTTTGGCTCGCTCGTGGGGGCGGATACGCTGCCTGTGCGCAAACCTGACCCCGAACCGCTGTTTGAAGCGGCGCGGCGCGCCGGGGGCGATCCGCGCCGCTGTGTGCTGATTGGCGATTCCGACACCGACCGCAACACGGCGCGCGCGGCGGGCGTGCCTAGTGTCTTGGTCACATTTGGCCCTGCGGGAGAAGATATGGCCGCGCTGGAGCCTGAGGCGCTGCTGGAACATTACGAGGCGTTGCCCGATATGGTGGACAGGCTTCTGACTTGA
- the glmU gene encoding bifunctional UDP-N-acetylglucosamine diphosphorylase/glucosamine-1-phosphate N-acetyltransferase GlmU: MKTALVILAAGKGTRMNSDLPKVLHPLAGAPLLIHAMQSGASLGPSRTVIVAGHGAELVQKAALSHDASAIIVQQTEQLGTGHAAKQAQDALKGFDGTVVVLFGDTPFVSPDTLSAICDAQRSADVVVLGFEAADPARYGRLVMDGAQLDRIVEYKDATEAERAITLCNSGVVACNGTRLFELLEAVDNDNAAGEFYLPDIVGVARARGLTAAVVTCDESETLGINSRTELSAAEAAFQERARTNAFENGVTLPAPGTVHFAFDTVVGRDTLIEPNVVFGPGVTIESGATIRAFSHLEGCHVARGSVVGPYARLRPGAELSENVRVGNFVEVKNARIGTGTKINHLSYIGDATLGEYTNVGAGTITCNYDGVLKHHTEIGNHVFIGSNTMLVAPVQIGDHAMTGSGSVITSDVEPEALALSRAPQIEKPGMATKIINLLRAKKAKQQRGS, encoded by the coding sequence ATGAAAACAGCATTGGTCATCCTTGCGGCGGGCAAAGGCACGCGTATGAATTCCGACCTGCCCAAGGTGCTGCATCCGCTGGCGGGTGCCCCCCTGCTTATTCATGCGATGCAATCGGGGGCCAGCCTTGGCCCAAGCCGAACGGTCATCGTCGCTGGTCACGGCGCGGAACTGGTGCAAAAAGCGGCGCTGTCGCATGACGCCTCCGCCATCATCGTTCAGCAAACCGAACAACTCGGCACCGGACATGCCGCGAAACAGGCGCAGGACGCGCTCAAAGGGTTTGACGGTACTGTGGTTGTGCTTTTTGGGGACACGCCTTTTGTCAGCCCCGATACCCTGTCCGCCATTTGCGACGCCCAACGCTCGGCCGACGTCGTGGTTCTCGGGTTTGAAGCCGCGGATCCCGCGCGCTATGGGCGACTGGTGATGGATGGCGCGCAGCTTGATCGCATCGTGGAGTATAAAGACGCCACAGAGGCAGAGCGCGCGATCACCCTGTGCAACAGTGGCGTTGTCGCCTGCAATGGAACGCGTCTGTTTGAATTGCTCGAAGCGGTGGACAATGACAATGCCGCGGGCGAATTCTACCTGCCCGATATCGTGGGCGTGGCGCGGGCACGGGGGCTGACAGCGGCCGTTGTGACGTGTGACGAAAGCGAGACGCTGGGGATCAATTCACGCACAGAGCTGTCAGCGGCAGAGGCCGCGTTTCAAGAGCGCGCCCGCACAAACGCCTTTGAAAACGGCGTCACCCTGCCCGCGCCCGGAACCGTTCATTTCGCCTTCGACACGGTCGTTGGCCGCGACACGCTTATTGAACCAAACGTCGTTTTTGGCCCCGGTGTGACCATTGAAAGCGGCGCAACCATCCGCGCCTTCTCGCACCTCGAAGGGTGCCATGTGGCGCGCGGCAGTGTCGTTGGCCCTTACGCGCGCCTGCGCCCCGGCGCGGAACTGAGCGAGAACGTGCGCGTGGGCAACTTTGTGGAGGTCAAGAACGCCCGCATCGGAACCGGCACGAAAATCAATCACCTCAGCTACATCGGTGATGCGACCTTGGGCGAATATACAAACGTGGGCGCCGGCACGATCACCTGTAACTATGACGGGGTCTTGAAACACCATACCGAGATCGGAAACCATGTCTTTATCGGGTCAAACACCATGCTGGTTGCCCCTGTGCAGATCGGTGATCACGCCATGACGGGCAGCGGGTCGGTGATCACCTCCGATGTCGAGCCCGAAGCGCTGGCCCTTTCGCGCGCCCCGCAAATCGAAAAACCCGGCATGGCGACAAAAATCATTAACTTGCTGAGGGCCAAAAAGGCCAAGCAACAGAGAGGCAGCTGA
- the glmS gene encoding glutamine--fructose-6-phosphate transaminase (isomerizing): protein MCGIVGVLSKHEAAPILVDALKRLEYRGYDSAGIATVNAGKLDRRRAVGKLVNLSDLLVHEPLVGKSGIGHTRWATHGAPSVSNAHPHQAGPVAVVHNGIIENFRELRAELAENGMQFVTETDTETVALLTQHFMAQGLGPVDAAFHALDKLRGAFALAFLFDGEDDLIVAARKGSPLAIGHGAGEMFIGSDAIALAPMTNEITYLEEGDRAVLTRTSLQITDAAGNPATRAVKTIQIDNTRIDKAGHKHFMAKEIAEQPGVIAQALGHYISSDGQIILPKPDIDFTAIDRLTMVACGTAYYACLTAKYWFEQIARIPVEVDVASEFRYREPPIPARSAALFVSQSGETADTLAALRYCAGKSDTILSVINVPESSIARESDLVLPIHAGVEVGVASTKAFTCQLTVLLLLALRAAQDRGEVDAKTLARHLSDLRDLPNIVSTALGANAEMHQAAIKLSEARDVLFLGRGLMYPLALEGALKLKEISYIHAEAYAAGELKHGPIALIDKHVPVVVMAPRDALFEKTVSNMQEVMARKGRVILVSDATGIEEFGQEAFATIEMPQISSVLTPILYAIPAQLLAYHTAVAKGTDVDQPRNLAKSVTVE, encoded by the coding sequence ATGTGTGGTATTGTTGGCGTTCTGAGCAAACATGAAGCAGCCCCCATCCTCGTTGACGCGCTCAAGAGGCTGGAATATCGCGGCTACGACAGCGCAGGTATCGCTACCGTCAACGCAGGCAAGCTGGATCGCCGCCGCGCGGTCGGCAAACTGGTGAACCTGTCGGACCTGCTGGTCCATGAACCGCTGGTCGGCAAATCAGGCATTGGCCATACCCGCTGGGCCACACATGGCGCGCCGAGTGTGAGCAACGCGCACCCCCATCAGGCGGGACCAGTCGCGGTTGTGCACAACGGCATCATCGAGAATTTCCGCGAATTGCGCGCGGAACTGGCCGAAAACGGCATGCAATTCGTGACCGAAACGGATACGGAAACGGTCGCCCTTTTGACGCAGCACTTCATGGCCCAAGGTCTCGGCCCTGTCGATGCGGCCTTTCATGCGCTGGACAAGCTGCGCGGGGCCTTTGCGCTTGCCTTTCTCTTTGACGGTGAGGACGATCTGATCGTCGCCGCGCGCAAGGGCTCACCGCTGGCAATCGGACATGGCGCGGGTGAGATGTTCATCGGCTCCGATGCGATTGCGCTGGCCCCGATGACCAACGAAATCACCTATCTGGAAGAAGGCGACCGCGCTGTGCTCACACGCACCAGCCTGCAGATCACCGACGCTGCGGGAAACCCTGCAACCCGCGCAGTCAAGACCATCCAGATCGACAACACCCGCATCGACAAGGCCGGTCACAAACACTTCATGGCCAAGGAAATCGCTGAGCAACCCGGGGTGATTGCGCAGGCTCTGGGGCATTACATTTCCAGCGACGGGCAAATCATCCTGCCCAAACCCGACATTGATTTTACCGCCATCGACCGGTTGACAATGGTGGCCTGTGGCACGGCCTATTACGCCTGCCTGACGGCGAAATACTGGTTCGAGCAGATTGCGCGCATCCCGGTCGAAGTGGATGTGGCCTCCGAATTTCGCTACCGCGAGCCGCCGATCCCGGCGCGCTCGGCTGCGCTGTTCGTCAGCCAGTCCGGTGAAACTGCCGATACGCTGGCCGCCCTGCGCTACTGCGCCGGCAAGAGCGATACGATCCTGTCCGTGATCAACGTCCCCGAAAGTTCCATCGCGCGGGAAAGCGATCTGGTGCTGCCGATCCATGCGGGTGTCGAGGTTGGCGTCGCTTCCACAAAAGCGTTCACATGCCAACTGACGGTCTTGTTGCTTCTGGCGCTGCGTGCCGCGCAGGACCGCGGTGAGGTGGATGCCAAAACGCTCGCACGGCATCTGTCCGATCTGCGCGATCTGCCCAATATCGTCAGCACGGCACTCGGGGCCAATGCCGAAATGCATCAGGCCGCGATCAAGCTGTCCGAGGCCCGCGATGTACTGTTTCTGGGGCGCGGACTGATGTACCCGCTCGCATTGGAAGGGGCATTAAAATTAAAGGAAATCAGCTATATACATGCCGAAGCCTATGCAGCAGGTGAACTCAAACATGGCCCTATCGCGCTGATTGACAAACATGTGCCCGTGGTCGTGATGGCACCCCGCGATGCGCTGTTTGAAAAGACCGTCAGCAACATGCAGGAGGTGATGGCGCGCAAAGGGCGGGTCATCCTTGTATCTGACGCCACCGGTATTGAAGAGTTCGGACAAGAGGCTTTCGCAACGATTGAAATGCCGCAGATTTCATCGGTTTTGACACCCATCCTATACGCGATACCCGCCCAACTGCTGGCCTATCACACCGCTGTGGCCAAAGGAACGGATGTGGATCAACCACGCAACCTGGCAAAGTCGGTGACGGTCGAGTAG
- a CDS encoding pyridoxamine 5'-phosphate oxidase family protein → MATQYENLNDTLTKFIAAQHLFFCATAGPGGRVNVSPKGMDSLRVLGPDRIIWRNLTGSGNETAGHLAQINRMTLMWCGFEKKPLILRVYGTARTLHPRDGDFDALNSEFPPSIAARQIYDVTIDMVQTSCGYAVPFMDYAGERDVLANWAEDKGPDGIAEYWETRNQTTIDNDPTFILSPVKG, encoded by the coding sequence GTGGCCACACAATATGAAAACCTCAACGACACCCTGACGAAATTCATCGCGGCTCAGCATCTCTTTTTCTGCGCCACGGCAGGCCCCGGTGGGCGGGTGAATGTGTCCCCGAAAGGGATGGACAGCCTGCGTGTTCTGGGACCAGACCGTATCATCTGGCGCAACCTCACCGGGTCGGGGAATGAGACCGCAGGGCATCTTGCCCAGATCAACCGCATGACCCTGATGTGGTGCGGGTTCGAGAAAAAACCCTTGATCCTGAGGGTTTACGGAACGGCGCGCACGCTGCACCCGCGCGATGGGGATTTTGACGCATTGAACAGCGAATTTCCACCATCCATCGCCGCGCGCCAGATCTACGATGTCACGATTGACATGGTACAGACCAGTTGCGGCTACGCGGTGCCGTTCATGGACTACGCAGGCGAGCGCGATGTGTTGGCCAATTGGGCAGAGGATAAGGGCCCGGACGGCATCGCGGAATACTGGGAAACGCGCAATCAAACCACGATTGACAACGATCCCACCTTCATTCTCTCCCCCGTCAAAGGGTAG
- the moaA gene encoding GTP 3',8-cyclase MoaA: MNAPLIDPFARAITYLRVSVTDRCDFRCVYCMSENMTFLPKKELLTLEELDRMCSTFVGLGVEKLRITGGEPLVRKGIMTFFQSMSRHLDAGTLKELTLTTNGSQLERFAADLYAAGVRRVNVSLDTLDEQKFADITRWGRLPQVLRGIDAALAVGMRVKLNAVALKNFNEDELPTITEWCAARGVDLTWIEVMPMGDIGNEDRLDQYWSLKDVRARYAEHYTVTDLAERTGGPARYVRLEETGQKIGFITPLSHNFCESCNRVRLTCTGELFMCLGQEDAADLRAPLRAHPEDDAPLQEAIRAAIARKPKGHDFDYSRQRLDGQMPRHMSHTGG; encoded by the coding sequence ATGAATGCTCCGTTGATTGATCCCTTCGCCCGCGCGATCACATACCTGCGTGTTTCCGTAACCGATCGTTGCGATTTTCGCTGCGTCTATTGCATGTCGGAAAACATGACGTTCCTGCCCAAGAAAGAGTTGCTGACGCTCGAAGAGCTTGACCGCATGTGTTCGACCTTTGTGGGCCTCGGCGTGGAAAAGCTGCGGATCACCGGCGGGGAACCTTTGGTGCGCAAAGGCATCATGACTTTTTTCCAAAGCATGTCGCGCCACCTTGATGCGGGCACCTTGAAAGAGTTGACGCTGACCACGAATGGCAGCCAACTCGAACGGTTTGCCGCAGACCTCTATGCGGCGGGTGTGCGGCGGGTCAATGTATCGCTTGACACGTTGGACGAACAGAAATTTGCAGATATCACGCGCTGGGGACGCCTGCCTCAGGTACTGCGGGGCATTGATGCGGCTCTGGCGGTCGGCATGCGGGTCAAGCTGAACGCTGTTGCGCTGAAGAACTTCAATGAAGATGAGTTGCCCACGATCACCGAGTGGTGCGCCGCGCGCGGCGTCGATCTGACGTGGATCGAGGTGATGCCGATGGGCGACATCGGAAACGAGGACCGGCTGGATCAGTATTGGTCGCTCAAAGACGTGCGCGCACGTTATGCCGAACATTACACCGTCACCGATCTGGCCGAACGAACCGGCGGTCCTGCGCGCTATGTCAGGTTGGAGGAGACAGGTCAGAAAATCGGCTTCATCACGCCGCTCAGCCACAATTTCTGCGAAAGCTGCAATCGCGTGCGCCTGACCTGCACCGGAGAATTGTTCATGTGCCTCGGCCAGGAAGACGCCGCCGATCTGCGCGCGCCGCTGCGCGCCCACCCGGAGGATGATGCCCCGCTGCAAGAGGCGATCCGCGCCGCCATCGCACGCAAGCCCAAGGGCCATGACTTTGACTACTCGCGCCAGCGCCTTGACGGTCAGATGCCGCGCCACATGAGCCATACGGGCGGCTGA
- a CDS encoding 3-deoxy-D-manno-octulosonic acid transferase — MRPPLLYHLYVGATALLVPFFAWIETRKLRAAGVSILRAHEKLGHATATRAGAGPLIWFHAASVGESMSVLSLIGEMGRQMPRAHFLITSGTATSAKMVANHLPPRTVHQFAPLDAPGPVRRFIRHWRPECVVFVESELWPQMLRLTRDSGAKMILVNARLSATSQKAWQRRPKTAAFVLGTFDLILTQNDEMAQAMVDMHAPADRVARGINLKSLAAPLQQNPETLAKIRTSLKGRRVWVAASTHKGEEEIVLRAHVRLLADNPDLLLLLAPRHPERSKEVVQLIEEEGLSFRVRSQDELPGNRNVYLADTLGELGNWYALSNAIFLGGSLKPIGGHNPFEVTLSGSGVISGPEVFNFSETYAEMTQAGVVQFVKDDAELAQAVDKMLNDTAVMEATGRAARDYVRGKSSQTSTIATRLIRALDLQGEVR, encoded by the coding sequence ATGCGCCCCCCTTTGCTCTACCATCTCTATGTCGGTGCAACGGCGCTGCTCGTCCCGTTCTTTGCCTGGATTGAAACCCGGAAATTGCGCGCCGCAGGCGTATCAATCCTGCGCGCGCATGAAAAACTGGGCCATGCCACGGCCACCCGCGCAGGCGCCGGCCCGCTGATCTGGTTCCATGCAGCCTCGGTTGGCGAAAGCATGTCGGTCCTGTCACTGATCGGTGAAATGGGGCGGCAGATGCCGCGCGCCCATTTTCTGATCACCTCTGGCACGGCCACATCGGCCAAGATGGTGGCAAACCACCTGCCCCCGCGCACGGTGCACCAGTTTGCCCCCCTTGATGCGCCCGGTCCGGTGCGTCGGTTCATCCGGCACTGGCGTCCGGAGTGTGTGGTTTTCGTGGAAAGCGAGCTGTGGCCTCAAATGCTGCGCCTGACGCGGGACAGCGGCGCAAAGATGATCCTTGTGAACGCCCGCCTGAGTGCGACCTCGCAAAAGGCATGGCAGCGGCGGCCCAAAACGGCGGCCTTCGTGCTGGGCACGTTCGATCTGATCCTGACCCAGAACGACGAGATGGCGCAGGCGATGGTGGATATGCACGCCCCTGCCGATCGGGTGGCGCGTGGCATCAACCTCAAATCACTGGCGGCCCCCTTGCAGCAAAACCCTGAAACGCTTGCAAAAATTCGCACCAGCCTGAAAGGCAGGCGTGTGTGGGTCGCGGCCTCAACCCACAAGGGCGAAGAGGAAATCGTGTTGCGCGCGCATGTCCGGCTTTTGGCAGATAATCCGGATCTTCTGTTGCTCCTGGCACCGCGCCACCCCGAGCGCAGCAAGGAGGTCGTGCAATTGATCGAGGAAGAGGGGTTGAGTTTCCGTGTGCGCTCGCAGGATGAGTTACCGGGCAACCGCAACGTCTATCTTGCCGATACTTTGGGCGAGTTGGGCAATTGGTATGCTCTGTCCAACGCCATTTTCCTTGGTGGGTCGCTGAAACCTATTGGCGGGCATAACCCGTTTGAGGTCACGCTGAGCGGGTCGGGTGTCATCTCCGGTCCGGAGGTTTTCAATTTCAGCGAAACATATGCCGAGATGACCCAAGCCGGTGTCGTGCAATTCGTCAAGGATGATGCGGAACTGGCCCAAGCGGTTGACAAGATGCTCAACGACACCGCGGTGATGGAAGCGACGGGCCGGGCCGCGCGCGATTATGTGCGCGGCAAGTCATCCCAGACCAGCACGATTGCCACGCGGCTGATCCGTGCGCTGGATTTGCAAGGTGAGGTCCGCTGA
- a CDS encoding glycosyltransferase family 4 protein: MSPAQIPALREIEVIAPNFKRRHSGVTSTVIRLVPLQARDIAIVASGPDLPGEVPNLPPRGLLRLPRSGPSGARVWHARRNVEMVAGLALKYLAGKRLKLLFTSAAQRRHTGFTRWLIRQMDAVIATSAKSAGYLERDATVIHHGIDTVLFSPVENREALRATLDLPVDGPLVGCFGRIRHQKGNDLFIKAMISIFSEVPHGRALMMGRATEEHKTYLQELKDEVAAAGLSDRILFRDEVPIDQLSLHFQALDLYIAPQRWEGFGLTPLEAMACGAPVVATRVGAFEELIEDGVTGNLVEVDDVDAITANLRRLLVDEEMRASFATAARENVVKNFSIEKEAASILHIYHGLLGRA; this comes from the coding sequence ATGTCCCCTGCCCAGATCCCCGCCCTTCGAGAGATCGAGGTGATTGCGCCCAATTTCAAACGGCGGCATTCCGGCGTCACATCGACCGTCATCCGTCTTGTGCCGTTGCAGGCGCGCGACATCGCGATTGTGGCTTCGGGCCCTGACCTGCCCGGCGAAGTGCCCAACCTGCCCCCCCGTGGATTGCTGCGCCTGCCCCGCTCCGGCCCCTCTGGCGCGCGCGTCTGGCATGCCCGGCGCAATGTGGAAATGGTCGCCGGGCTGGCGCTGAAATATCTTGCGGGGAAACGGTTGAAACTGCTTTTCACCTCCGCCGCGCAGCGCCGGCATACGGGCTTTACCCGCTGGCTCATTCGCCAGATGGATGCGGTCATCGCCACATCCGCGAAATCGGCGGGCTACTTGGAACGCGACGCAACTGTCATACACCACGGTATCGACACCGTGCTTTTCAGCCCTGTCGAGAACCGGGAGGCTCTGCGCGCCACACTTGATTTGCCAGTGGATGGCCCTTTGGTCGGCTGTTTCGGGCGCATTCGCCATCAGAAAGGCAACGATCTTTTTATCAAAGCGATGATCAGCATCTTTTCTGAGGTGCCCCACGGCAGGGCGCTGATGATGGGTCGCGCGACCGAAGAGCATAAAACCTATCTGCAGGAGCTCAAGGATGAGGTCGCAGCCGCCGGGTTGTCAGACCGCATCCTGTTTCGCGATGAGGTGCCAATCGACCAACTGTCGCTGCATTTTCAGGCGCTTGACTTATACATTGCACCGCAGCGTTGGGAGGGCTTTGGCCTGACACCGCTGGAGGCCATGGCGTGCGGCGCGCCCGTGGTCGCCACACGCGTCGGCGCGTTTGAAGAGCTGATCGAGGACGGCGTGACCGGTAATCTGGTCGAGGTTGATGATGTTGACGCGATCACAGCCAACTTGCGGCGACTGCTGGTCGATGAAGAGATGCGCGCCAGTTTTGCCACGGCCGCACGTGAAAACGTGGTCAAGAATTTTTCAATCGAGAAGGAAGCCGCGTCCATTCTCCACATCTACCATGGTCTGCTCGGGCGCGCTTGA
- a CDS encoding M20 aminoacylase family protein, with protein sequence MPIKNRFSELQSEIAAWRQDLHAHPELQFDTHRTAALVAERLAAFGCDEVVTGIGRTGVVGVIKGRTDSSGHVVGLRADMDALPIPEETGVDYASTVPGKMHACGHDGHTAMLLGAAKYLCETRNFDGTAIVIFQPAEEGGGGGREMCEDGLMDRFGIQEVYGMHNWPGLETGKFAIRQGAFFAATDIFEIEIEGKGGHAAFPHQTIDPTLVASHIVVAAQSIASRNADPIEQVVMSITSFETSSHAYNVIPQTVTLKGTARTMSTAMRDVVEERLTKIVEGTAENFGAKGRINYMRNYPVTVNHPAQTEFAAEVAKKVAGDCADAELVMGGEDFAFMLEERPGAYILMGNGASARLHHPEYNFDDDAIPAGCSWWAEIVEQRMPAA encoded by the coding sequence ATGCCCATCAAGAACCGATTTTCCGAGCTTCAGTCTGAAATCGCTGCGTGGCGTCAGGATCTGCACGCACATCCCGAACTGCAGTTTGATACGCACCGCACGGCAGCGCTGGTGGCGGAGAGACTTGCGGCCTTTGGGTGCGATGAGGTGGTGACCGGGATCGGGCGCACGGGTGTGGTTGGCGTGATAAAGGGCCGCACTGACAGCTCGGGCCATGTGGTCGGGTTGCGTGCGGATATGGATGCCTTGCCCATTCCCGAAGAGACCGGCGTGGATTATGCCTCAACTGTGCCCGGCAAGATGCACGCCTGTGGTCACGACGGGCATACGGCGATGCTGCTGGGGGCGGCGAAATATCTGTGCGAAACGCGCAATTTTGATGGGACGGCCATTGTGATTTTTCAGCCCGCCGAAGAGGGGGGCGGTGGTGGGCGCGAGATGTGCGAAGACGGGTTGATGGACCGCTTCGGTATTCAGGAAGTCTATGGCATGCACAACTGGCCCGGTCTCGAGACAGGCAAGTTTGCGATCCGTCAGGGTGCGTTTTTCGCAGCCACCGATATTTTCGAAATTGAGATCGAGGGCAAAGGCGGGCATGCAGCCTTCCCGCATCAGACGATTGACCCCACGTTGGTCGCCAGTCACATCGTTGTGGCGGCCCAATCCATCGCAAGCCGAAACGCGGACCCCATTGAGCAGGTGGTCATGTCGATCACCTCGTTTGAGACTTCATCGCATGCCTATAACGTGATCCCGCAGACGGTTACGCTGAAAGGCACAGCGCGCACCATGAGCACCGCGATGCGAGACGTGGTCGAAGAGCGGCTGACAAAAATCGTCGAAGGGACAGCAGAGAATTTTGGCGCAAAGGGCCGGATCAACTATATGCGCAACTATCCCGTGACGGTGAACCATCCGGCGCAGACCGAGTTTGCAGCCGAGGTGGCCAAGAAAGTTGCGGGCGATTGTGCGGATGCGGAATTGGTCATGGGGGGCGAGGATTTCGCCTTCATGCTTGAAGAGCGTCCCGGTGCCTATATTCTGATGGGCAATGGCGCGAGCGCGCGGCTCCATCATCCCGAATATAATTTCGACGACGACGCCATTCCCGCCGGGTGTAGCTGGTGGGCCGAAATCGTGGAACAACGCATGCCGGCGGCCTGA
- the argE gene encoding acetylornithine deacetylase has protein sequence MTDRLSPLELMQRLVAFPTVSRDTNIPLIDWVAGYLASHNIESHRYIDPEQPKHALFAHVGPWQEGAIVLSGHTDVVPVDGQPWDSDPFEVVEKDGKYFGRGTCDMKGFDALAIWALVEAQYAGVKRPLQIALSFDEEVGCTGAPPMIDAMQPVLPKGAAVIVGEPSMMQAVSGHKGGSGFDTHIRGFEVHSSLMDRGVNAIMFGAKLIEWANATNAANRDAVPGVLAQAFDPPYTTLHVGQISGGTAHNITAKDCNFAMDFRVVPGESKAEWEARYRDVVADVERQMQAIVPDTFIEISERFNVPALAPEENGEAETLVRSLTGDNASHVVSYGTEAGQFQEAGYSAIICGPGDIAQAHQPNEFITKAQFDAGHGFMQRLIARLCR, from the coding sequence ATGACCGACCGCCTTTCGCCGCTCGAACTGATGCAGCGGCTCGTCGCTTTTCCCACGGTGAGCAGAGACACGAATATTCCGTTGATCGACTGGGTTGCCGGGTATCTGGCGAGCCACAACATCGAAAGCCACCGTTACATTGACCCCGAACAGCCCAAGCACGCGTTGTTTGCGCATGTCGGACCCTGGCAGGAAGGCGCAATTGTGTTGTCGGGGCACACGGATGTCGTGCCGGTGGATGGCCAGCCCTGGGATAGCGACCCGTTCGAGGTGGTGGAAAAAGACGGCAAGTATTTTGGCCGGGGTACTTGCGACATGAAGGGGTTTGACGCGCTGGCCATCTGGGCCCTCGTCGAAGCGCAGTATGCCGGCGTTAAACGACCGCTGCAAATCGCGCTGAGCTTTGATGAAGAGGTCGGCTGCACCGGTGCGCCCCCAATGATCGACGCGATGCAACCCGTCCTGCCAAAGGGCGCTGCCGTCATCGTGGGCGAGCCGTCGATGATGCAGGCGGTGTCGGGTCACAAGGGGGGCAGCGGCTTTGATACGCATATCCGGGGCTTTGAAGTGCACAGCTCTCTGATGGACCGGGGCGTGAATGCCATCATGTTCGGGGCCAAGCTGATCGAATGGGCGAATGCCACGAACGCCGCAAATCGCGATGCGGTGCCCGGCGTTCTGGCGCAAGCCTTCGACCCACCTTACACCACGCTTCATGTGGGGCAGATCAGTGGCGGAACGGCGCATAACATCACGGCCAAGGATTGCAATTTTGCGATGGATTTCAGGGTCGTGCCCGGAGAATCCAAGGCCGAATGGGAGGCGCGCTACCGCGATGTTGTCGCGGATGTGGAACGGCAGATGCAAGCCATCGTCCCTGACACATTCATCGAGATCAGCGAAAGGTTCAATGTGCCCGCCCTCGCCCCGGAGGAAAATGGCGAGGCGGAAACACTGGTGCGCAGTCTGACCGGTGACAACGCAAGCCATGTGGTGAGCTATGGCACCGAAGCCGGACAGTTTCAGGAGGCCGGATATTCAGCGATCATCTGCGGGCCGGGGGATATTGCGCAAGCCCATCAGCCCAACGAATTCATCACCAAGGCACAATTCGACGCCGGTCATGGTTTTATGCAGCGCCTGATCGCGCGGCTTTGCAGATAA